A genomic region of Serratia fonticola contains the following coding sequences:
- a CDS encoding intracellular growth attenuator family protein encodes MSTIALILALVLVCLIAAGVYFWLRFRHRLALAGSLPFIKPTHRKLTAEERVAIESYLNQQSRLGSKLLPGSTALPSARLTLTSQSDNVYPITHAITRYGLASDEPNNWRYYLDSEEIHLPPFWEQYISADNHVEVIKTQTLPLVISLNGHSLLDHIHDIPPSPVVTAAPTRNASIRKEESEHIELVNIRKETREEHLLNRPSGIKEAATISAALLLLFFSLISPVVVIPWMIFIAVLMIAWGCWNLLRRPTEGELQEVHCLRGTPKRWGLFGESNQGQLSNISLGIIDLIYPPHWQPYLASDLGKTTNVDIYLNRQVVRQGRYLSLHDEVKNFPLQLWGKNAVLVASSLVVLLLLLTYIPLSLPAKLSSAWLQGAQKTEVTSVQALEAIPLHIGDTLKIQGNGMCYVPSGNNTATAPSFMPFDCSGIYWNMAAPLPQPESDVIDKATALITTINNQLHPSGAEQKINPQLASAIEKSGMILLDDFSDIVLKTQDLCGTETDCVRLKNALVNLGNAKNWASLVKRAKSGALKGVNVLLRPVSAESLENLSKAATSAFVTQETRQAAAALNSPPPGGFLITSDEGKQLVDHPLPAQPLNELNALDQWNELQRLSNMLLHTPFRAQGVITNIFVDANGTRHIALHSEPDMVTLWRYLGTSLLLLALVIIFGYNTWRLVQRWRKNQHRLADIQRYYDSCFNPQLTPVSIRPMV; translated from the coding sequence ATGAGCACAATAGCGTTGATATTGGCCTTAGTGCTAGTCTGTCTGATCGCCGCTGGCGTCTATTTTTGGCTAAGGTTTCGCCATCGGCTGGCCTTGGCGGGCTCTCTGCCATTCATTAAACCGACACACCGAAAACTGACCGCAGAAGAACGGGTTGCCATTGAGTCTTATCTCAATCAACAGAGCCGGTTGGGTAGCAAACTGCTGCCGGGTTCCACCGCGTTGCCCTCAGCCAGGCTGACGCTGACCTCGCAGAGCGATAATGTCTACCCTATTACCCATGCCATCACCCGCTATGGTCTGGCAAGCGATGAACCCAATAACTGGCGCTATTATCTCGACTCGGAAGAGATCCATCTGCCGCCGTTTTGGGAACAATACATCAGTGCCGATAACCATGTAGAAGTGATCAAAACCCAAACGCTGCCGCTCGTGATATCACTTAACGGCCATTCGTTACTTGATCATATTCACGATATCCCACCTTCACCGGTGGTTACTGCAGCCCCGACGAGGAATGCCTCCATTCGCAAGGAAGAGAGCGAACATATTGAGTTAGTGAATATCCGTAAAGAAACACGCGAAGAACACCTGCTCAATCGCCCCAGCGGCATCAAGGAAGCCGCCACCATCTCCGCCGCACTGTTATTGCTGTTCTTCAGCTTGATAAGCCCTGTGGTGGTGATCCCCTGGATGATTTTTATCGCGGTGCTGATGATCGCCTGGGGATGCTGGAACCTGCTCCGCCGCCCTACTGAAGGCGAACTGCAAGAAGTGCATTGCCTGCGTGGTACGCCAAAGCGCTGGGGCCTGTTCGGCGAATCCAATCAGGGGCAGCTCAGTAATATCTCTTTGGGGATCATCGATTTGATTTATCCCCCACACTGGCAACCTTACCTTGCGTCGGATCTGGGTAAGACCACTAACGTGGATATCTACCTCAACCGGCAGGTGGTTCGTCAGGGGCGCTATCTTTCACTGCATGACGAAGTGAAAAACTTTCCGCTGCAGCTATGGGGTAAGAATGCCGTACTGGTTGCCAGCTCACTCGTCGTGCTGTTACTGCTGCTGACCTATATTCCCCTCAGCCTACCGGCTAAATTGAGCAGTGCCTGGTTGCAAGGCGCACAGAAAACCGAAGTCACCAGCGTCCAGGCATTGGAAGCCATACCTCTGCATATCGGTGATACGTTAAAAATTCAGGGCAATGGGATGTGTTATGTCCCTTCGGGCAACAACACCGCTACCGCGCCAAGTTTTATGCCTTTTGACTGCTCAGGTATCTATTGGAATATGGCTGCGCCGCTGCCACAGCCAGAATCAGACGTCATCGACAAAGCTACCGCGCTGATTACCACCATTAATAACCAATTACACCCAAGCGGCGCTGAACAGAAAATTAACCCGCAGCTGGCCAGCGCGATCGAGAAATCGGGCATGATACTGCTTGATGATTTTTCGGATATCGTATTAAAAACGCAGGATTTGTGTGGCACAGAAACCGATTGTGTCCGGTTGAAGAATGCACTGGTCAACCTGGGTAATGCGAAAAACTGGGCCAGCCTGGTAAAACGGGCCAAATCAGGCGCACTGAAGGGCGTTAACGTCCTGTTGCGGCCGGTCAGTGCCGAATCGTTAGAAAACCTGAGCAAGGCGGCAACCTCGGCTTTTGTCACCCAAGAAACTCGCCAGGCAGCTGCTGCCCTCAACAGCCCACCGCCAGGCGGTTTTTTGATCACCAGCGACGAAGGCAAGCAACTGGTTGATCATCCATTGCCCGCACAACCCCTGAATGAGTTAAATGCCCTTGACCAATGGAACGAGTTGCAGCGCCTTAGCAACATGCTGCTGCATACGCCGTTCCGGGCGCAGGGGGTGATCACCAATATCTTCGTTGATGCCAACGGGACCCGTCATATCGCTCTGCACAGCGAACCGGACATGGTCACGCTGTGGCGTTACCTCGGCACCAGTTTGCTACTGCTGGCCCTGGTGATCATCTTTGGCTACAACACATGGCGGTTGGTACAGCGCTGGCGTAAAAATCAGCATCGCCTGGCCGATATCCAGCGCTACTATGACAGTTGTTTCAACCCGCAGCTCACTCCGGTATCAATACGTCCGATGGTCTAG
- the hslR gene encoding ribosome-associated heat shock protein Hsp15, with the protein MKAKATPDDDAVRLDKWLWAARFYKTRALAREMIDGGKVHYNGQRGKPSKIVELNAEIKLRQGNEERTVIVLAVSSQRRGASEAQLMYQETEASIANREKMALARKMNALTMPHPDRRPDKKERRDLIKFKFGEPE; encoded by the coding sequence ATGAAAGCCAAAGCAACACCGGATGATGACGCTGTTCGCCTGGATAAATGGCTCTGGGCGGCCCGTTTTTATAAAACCCGCGCGCTAGCCCGCGAAATGATCGACGGTGGGAAAGTGCATTACAACGGGCAGCGGGGCAAGCCGAGTAAAATCGTCGAGCTTAATGCTGAAATCAAACTGCGTCAGGGTAATGAAGAGCGAACCGTGATTGTGCTGGCCGTCAGCAGCCAGCGTCGAGGGGCCAGTGAAGCTCAACTGATGTATCAGGAAACGGAAGCCAGCATCGCCAATCGCGAAAAGATGGCGCTGGCGCGCAAGATGAATGCCCTGACCATGCCACACCCGGATCGCCGTCCGGACAAGAAAGAACGGCGCGATTTGATTAAATTTAAATTTGGTGAGCCGGAATAA
- the pckA gene encoding phosphoenolpyruvate carboxykinase (ATP) — protein sequence MRVKGITHQDLAAYGIHNVGEIVHNPSYELLFKEETDPSLEGFERGVVTKLGAVAVDTGIFTGRSPKDKYIVRDDITRDTVWWADQGKGKNDNKPLSPEVWADLKKLVTEQLSGKRLFVVDTFCGANADSRLKVRFITEVAWQAHFVKNMFIRPSEEELQNFEPDFVVMNGAKCTNPNWQQQGMNSENFVAFNLTERMQLIGGTWYGGEMKKGMFSMMNYLLPLKGIASMHCSANVGEKGDVAVFFGLSGTGKTTLSTDPKRQLIGDDEHGWDDDGVFNFEGGCYAKTIKLSEEAEPDIYHAIKRDALLENVTVLADGTVDFNDGSKTENTRVSYPIYHIHNIVKPVSKAGHATKVIFLTADAFGVLPPVSRLTANQTQYHFLSGFTAKLAGTERGVTEPTPTFSACFGAAFLSLHPTQYAEVLVKRMQAAGAQAYLVNTGWNGTGKRISIKDTRGIIDAILNGEIDKAETITLPIFDLAMPTALPGVDPAILDPRATYASLAQWEEKAHDLANRFITNFDKYTDTAAGAALVSAGPKL from the coding sequence ATGCGTGTTAAAGGTATAACCCACCAGGATCTTGCCGCTTATGGTATTCATAACGTTGGTGAAATCGTTCACAATCCGAGTTATGAATTACTGTTTAAGGAAGAAACAGATCCTTCTTTGGAAGGGTTTGAACGTGGTGTAGTGACCAAATTGGGGGCCGTTGCTGTTGATACCGGCATCTTTACCGGCCGTTCCCCAAAAGATAAGTATATCGTTCGCGATGACATCACCCGAGACACCGTCTGGTGGGCCGACCAAGGCAAAGGCAAAAACGATAACAAACCCCTCAGTCCAGAAGTCTGGGCTGACCTGAAAAAACTGGTCACTGAGCAACTCTCTGGCAAGCGCCTGTTTGTCGTAGATACCTTCTGTGGCGCCAACGCTGATTCCCGTCTGAAAGTACGCTTCATCACGGAAGTGGCTTGGCAGGCCCACTTCGTGAAAAACATGTTCATCCGCCCAAGCGAAGAAGAGCTGCAAAACTTTGAGCCGGACTTCGTGGTCATGAACGGTGCAAAATGCACTAACCCGAACTGGCAGCAGCAGGGAATGAACTCCGAAAACTTCGTGGCATTCAACCTGACCGAACGCATGCAGCTGATCGGCGGCACCTGGTATGGCGGCGAGATGAAGAAGGGTATGTTCTCAATGATGAACTACCTGCTGCCACTGAAAGGCATCGCCTCCATGCACTGCTCGGCCAACGTGGGCGAGAAAGGCGATGTGGCGGTCTTCTTCGGCCTGTCGGGTACCGGCAAGACCACGCTGTCCACCGACCCGAAACGCCAGTTGATCGGTGATGACGAGCACGGTTGGGACGACGACGGCGTATTCAACTTCGAAGGCGGCTGCTACGCCAAGACCATCAAGCTGTCTGAAGAAGCCGAGCCAGATATCTATCACGCCATCAAACGCGATGCGCTGCTGGAAAACGTTACCGTGCTCGCCGACGGCACGGTGGATTTCAACGACGGTTCGAAAACCGAGAACACCCGCGTTTCCTACCCGATCTACCATATCCACAATATCGTCAAGCCGGTGTCAAAAGCGGGTCATGCGACCAAAGTGATCTTCTTGACGGCGGATGCCTTCGGCGTACTGCCACCAGTATCACGCCTGACGGCCAACCAGACTCAGTATCATTTCCTATCTGGCTTCACCGCCAAGCTGGCTGGCACCGAGCGCGGCGTTACCGAACCAACGCCAACCTTCTCTGCCTGTTTCGGTGCGGCTTTCCTGTCCTTGCACCCGACCCAGTATGCAGAAGTACTGGTCAAACGCATGCAGGCTGCCGGCGCTCAGGCTTATCTGGTTAATACCGGCTGGAACGGCACGGGTAAACGTATCTCGATCAAAGATACACGCGGCATTATCGACGCCATCCTCAACGGTGAAATCGATAAAGCAGAAACCATCACGCTGCCAATCTTCGATCTGGCCATGCCGACCGCCTTGCCTGGCGTTGATCCCGCCATTCTCGACCCACGAGCGACCTATGCCAGCCTCGCACAATGGGAAGAGAAAGCGCACGATCTGGCGAACCGCTTTATTACCAACTTCGACAAGTACACCGATACAGCGGCAGGGGCTGCACTGGTCAGCGCAGGTCCTAAACTGTAA
- the envZ gene encoding two-component system sensor histidine kinase EnvZ produces the protein MRRLRFSPRSSFARTLLLIVTLLFVSLVTTYLVVLNFAILPSLQQFNKVLAYEVRMLMTDRLQLEDGTLLEVPPAFRREIYRELGISLYTNAAAEESGLRWAQHYQFLSQQMAQQLGGPTDVRVEVNKNSPVVWLKTWLQPDIWVRVPLTEIHQGDFSPLFRYTLAIMLLAIGGAWLFIRIQNRPLVELEHAALQVGKGIIPPPLREYGASEVRSVTRAFNQMASGVKQLADDRTLLMAGVSHDLRTPLTRIRLATEMMSAEDGYLAESINKDIEECNVIIEQFIDYLRTGQEMQTEMSDLNAILGEVVAAESGYERVIETDITPGELMMDVHPLSIKRAAVNMVVNAARYGNGWIKVSSGRELQRGWFQVEDDGPGIKPEELKHLFQPFVRGDSARSTSGTGLGLAIVQRIIDAHAGVLDIGTSERGGLRIRAYIPLPIEKIDVANGPAPVKDNA, from the coding sequence ATGAGGAGATTACGCTTTTCACCGCGTAGCTCGTTTGCCCGAACCTTGCTGTTGATCGTCACCTTGCTGTTCGTCAGCTTGGTGACGACCTATCTGGTGGTGCTCAACTTCGCCATCCTGCCCAGCTTGCAGCAGTTCAATAAAGTCCTGGCCTATGAAGTGCGTATGCTGATGACTGACCGGCTGCAGTTGGAGGATGGTACGTTGCTTGAAGTACCGCCAGCGTTCCGCCGCGAGATCTATCGTGAGCTGGGTATTTCGCTTTATACCAATGCCGCTGCGGAAGAGAGCGGGTTGCGTTGGGCGCAGCACTACCAATTTCTTAGCCAGCAAATGGCGCAGCAGTTGGGGGGACCAACCGACGTTCGCGTTGAGGTGAATAAAAACTCGCCTGTCGTCTGGCTGAAAACCTGGCTGCAGCCGGATATCTGGGTGCGTGTTCCGCTAACCGAAATTCATCAAGGTGATTTTTCGCCGCTATTCCGCTACACCCTGGCGATTATGTTGCTGGCGATAGGCGGGGCGTGGCTATTTATCCGTATTCAGAATCGCCCCTTAGTCGAGCTTGAACATGCCGCCTTGCAGGTAGGGAAAGGCATTATTCCGCCACCGCTACGTGAATACGGTGCCTCTGAGGTGCGCTCTGTGACCCGGGCCTTCAACCAGATGGCTTCCGGCGTGAAGCAGCTTGCCGACGATCGCACATTGCTGATGGCAGGGGTGAGCCACGATCTGCGCACGCCGTTGACGCGTATTCGCTTGGCAACGGAAATGATGAGCGCTGAAGACGGTTACCTGGCGGAGTCGATCAATAAAGATATCGAAGAATGTAACGTCATTATCGAACAGTTTATTGATTACCTGCGTACCGGCCAGGAGATGCAGACCGAAATGAGCGATCTGAACGCCATTTTAGGTGAAGTGGTCGCGGCGGAAAGTGGCTACGAGCGGGTGATTGAAACCGATATCACACCGGGTGAATTGATGATGGATGTGCATCCTTTATCAATCAAACGTGCGGCGGTGAACATGGTGGTCAATGCGGCGCGCTACGGCAATGGTTGGATCAAGGTCAGCAGTGGACGCGAACTGCAACGTGGCTGGTTCCAGGTTGAAGATGACGGCCCAGGTATCAAACCGGAAGAGCTGAAGCACCTGTTCCAACCCTTTGTGCGCGGCGACAGCGCGCGCAGTACCAGCGGCACCGGGTTGGGGCTGGCCATCGTGCAACGTATCATTGATGCTCATGCGGGCGTGCTGGATATTGGCACCAGTGAGCGTGGCGGGTTGCGTATACGAGCCTATATTCCGCTGCCGATCGAGAAAATAGACGTGGCTAACGGGCCTGCACCCGTCAAGGATAACGCCTAG
- the greB gene encoding transcription elongation factor GreB, with product MKTLLITREGYNKLKQELDYLWREERPEVTKKVTWAASLGDRSENADYQYNKKRLREIDRRVRYITKCLEQLKIVDYSPQQEGRVFFGAWVEIENDDGDTKRFRIVGYDEIFGRKDYISIDSPMARALLKKEVGDTATVQTPAGEAYWSVNEIEYVKCAE from the coding sequence ATGAAAACATTGCTGATCACCCGCGAGGGTTACAACAAGCTGAAGCAAGAACTGGACTATCTCTGGCGGGAAGAACGCCCGGAGGTCACAAAAAAAGTCACTTGGGCAGCCAGCCTGGGGGATCGCAGTGAAAATGCCGATTACCAATACAATAAAAAACGTCTGCGTGAGATCGATCGCCGTGTACGCTATATCACCAAGTGCCTTGAGCAACTGAAGATTGTCGATTACTCACCTCAACAGGAAGGACGAGTGTTCTTTGGTGCCTGGGTAGAGATCGAAAACGACGATGGCGATACCAAGCGCTTTCGCATTGTGGGTTACGATGAAATCTTTGGTCGCAAAGACTACATCTCCATCGACTCCCCAATGGCTCGCGCGTTACTGAAAAAAGAGGTCGGGGATACCGCCACGGTACAAACACCGGCTGGAGAGGCCTACTGGTCGGTCAACGAGATTGAGTACGTCAAATGCGCGGAATAG
- the hslO gene encoding Hsp33 family molecular chaperone HslO, which translates to MSNHDQLHRYLFENYAVRGELVTVSETYQHILTNHDYPAPVQALLGELLVATSLLTATLKFDGDITVQLQGDGPLKLAVINGNNRQEMRGVARIEGDIAAESTLHQMLGNGIMVITISPSEGERYQGVVGLEGETLADCLEGYFRQSEQLPTRLFIRTGEAEGKPAASGMLLQVLPAQDGNADDFDHLVQLTATIKNEELFTLPANEVLYRLYHQEEVTLYEPQDVVFRCTCSRQRCADALMTLPTEEVADMLEQDGNIDMHCDYCGNHYIFDSVDIASLYAGNSDNSPQLH; encoded by the coding sequence ATGTCTAACCATGACCAATTACACCGTTACCTGTTCGAAAACTACGCGGTGCGCGGTGAGCTGGTTACCGTCAGCGAAACCTATCAGCACATTCTGACCAACCATGACTACCCGGCTCCGGTACAGGCGCTGCTGGGGGAGTTGCTGGTGGCAACCAGCCTGCTGACTGCAACGCTGAAGTTCGACGGTGACATTACCGTGCAACTTCAAGGTGACGGCCCGCTGAAACTGGCCGTGATCAACGGCAACAACCGTCAGGAAATGCGTGGCGTTGCCCGTATCGAAGGGGATATCGCGGCAGAAAGCACCCTTCATCAAATGCTCGGTAACGGCATCATGGTGATCACCATCAGCCCGTCTGAAGGCGAGCGCTATCAGGGCGTGGTCGGCCTGGAAGGTGAAACCTTGGCCGACTGTCTGGAAGGGTATTTCCGCCAGTCCGAACAATTGCCAACACGCCTGTTTATCCGCACCGGCGAAGCCGAAGGTAAACCGGCTGCCAGTGGCATGCTGTTACAGGTTTTGCCAGCTCAGGATGGTAATGCCGATGACTTCGATCATCTGGTGCAGCTGACCGCTACGATAAAAAATGAAGAGCTGTTCACGCTACCGGCCAATGAAGTACTGTATCGTTTGTATCATCAGGAAGAGGTCACACTGTATGAACCGCAAGACGTGGTGTTCCGTTGCACTTGCTCACGCCAGCGCTGTGCTGATGCGCTGATGACGCTGCCAACAGAAGAAGTTGCCGATATGCTTGAGCAAGACGGCAACATCGACATGCACTGTGATTACTGTGGTAATCATTACATTTTTGATTCAGTTGACATCGCCAGCCTCTACGCAGGCAATAGCGACAACAGCCCACAGTTGCACTAA
- the yrfG gene encoding GMP/IMP nucleotidase — translation MVPEFDWHDIDTVLLDMDGTLLDLEFDNHFWLTLVPQALSEQRAIPVDIARKIIHDEYQAVQHTMNWYCFDYWCERLDLDIYQMTSNVGNRARLREDTKPFLQALRDAGQRTILLTNAHPHSLAVKVKHTGLDQHLDLLLSTHTFGYPKEDQRLWQAVQQQTGFDPQRTLFVDDGEPILDAARAFGIRYCLGVQNPDSSTANKTFQRYPSMSDYRQLIPALERRAQ, via the coding sequence ATGGTTCCCGAGTTTGACTGGCACGATATTGATACCGTTTTGCTGGATATGGACGGTACCTTGTTAGATTTGGAATTCGACAACCATTTCTGGTTAACACTGGTGCCACAGGCATTAAGTGAACAGCGTGCCATTCCCGTTGATATTGCAAGAAAAATCATTCATGACGAATACCAGGCCGTACAGCACACCATGAACTGGTATTGCTTTGATTACTGGTGTGAGCGTCTGGATCTGGATATCTATCAGATGACCAGCAACGTGGGTAACCGAGCGCGCCTGCGTGAAGATACCAAGCCGTTTTTGCAGGCATTACGCGATGCCGGACAACGCACTATTCTGCTCACCAACGCCCATCCGCATAGCCTGGCGGTGAAAGTTAAGCACACGGGATTGGATCAGCACCTTGATTTATTACTTTCCACCCACACATTTGGTTATCCGAAAGAAGATCAGCGTCTGTGGCAGGCCGTGCAACAGCAAACCGGATTTGACCCACAACGCACGCTGTTTGTGGATGACGGTGAACCGATTCTGGATGCGGCTCGCGCGTTCGGTATCCGCTACTGCCTTGGCGTGCAGAACCCGGATTCCAGTACGGCGAATAAAACTTTTCAGCGCTATCCATCGATGAGCGACTACCGCCAGCTGATACCCGCGCTGGAACGGAGAGCACAATGA
- a CDS encoding SgcJ/EcaC family oxidoreductase, producing MKKIIPLAISLTLISASSWAAENQQCVKADNQQIEALFERWNDSLKTGDAKAVAQNYLSDAVLLPTVSNQVRLTDAERVDYFEHFLVKKPIGKIDSRTIRIGCNKAIDTGTYTFTFKDQSTVSARYTFTYAWDGNAWKISSHHSSAMPET from the coding sequence ATGAAAAAAATTATCCCTCTGGCTATTTCCTTGACGCTGATTTCTGCCTCTTCTTGGGCGGCCGAAAACCAGCAATGTGTTAAAGCGGACAATCAGCAAATCGAAGCGCTTTTCGAGCGCTGGAATGATTCTCTCAAAACCGGTGATGCCAAGGCCGTTGCACAAAATTATCTCAGTGATGCCGTGCTGTTACCCACCGTCTCGAATCAGGTACGTCTAACCGATGCTGAGCGCGTCGACTACTTTGAGCATTTTCTGGTTAAAAAGCCGATAGGCAAAATCGATAGCCGCACCATTCGTATCGGCTGTAACAAAGCAATAGACACAGGAACCTATACGTTTACCTTCAAGGATCAATCGACCGTATCAGCCCGCTACACCTTCACTTATGCTTGGGATGGTAATGCATGGAAAATTTCGTCTCACCACTCTTCAGCCATGCCTGAAACGTGA
- the ompR gene encoding two-component system response regulator OmpR, with product MQENHKILVVDDDMRLRALLERYLTEQGFQVRSVANAEQMDRLLTRESFHLMVLDLMLPGEDGLSICRRLRSQSNPMPIIMVTAKGEEVDRIVGLEIGADDYIPKPFNPRELLARIRAVLRRQANELPGAPSQEEAVIAFGKFKLNLGTREMFREDEPMPLTSGEFAVLKALVSHPREPLSRDKLMNLARGREYSAMERSIDVQISRLRRMVEEDPAHPRYIQTVWGLGYVFVPDGSKA from the coding sequence ATGCAAGAGAATCATAAGATTCTGGTCGTCGATGATGACATGCGCCTGCGGGCGCTTTTAGAGCGTTATTTAACCGAACAGGGCTTCCAGGTTCGCAGCGTAGCTAATGCTGAGCAAATGGATCGCTTGCTGACGCGTGAGTCTTTCCATCTGATGGTATTGGACCTGATGTTACCGGGCGAAGACGGGCTGTCTATTTGCCGCCGTCTGCGCAGCCAGAGTAATCCCATGCCGATCATTATGGTGACGGCCAAGGGGGAAGAAGTGGATCGTATTGTCGGGCTGGAAATTGGTGCCGACGACTACATCCCTAAACCGTTCAACCCGCGCGAGTTGTTGGCCCGTATTCGCGCTGTGTTGCGCCGTCAGGCTAACGAACTGCCAGGGGCGCCTTCTCAGGAAGAAGCCGTGATTGCCTTTGGTAAATTCAAACTCAATCTCGGTACGCGCGAAATGTTCCGTGAAGATGAACCTATGCCATTAACCAGCGGGGAGTTTGCTGTGTTAAAAGCGTTGGTCAGCCATCCTCGTGAGCCATTGTCACGCGATAAGCTGATGAACCTGGCCCGTGGCCGCGAATACAGTGCGATGGAGCGTTCCATCGACGTACAGATTTCACGTTTGCGCCGTATGGTTGAGGAAGATCCGGCTCACCCGCGTTATATCCAGACCGTTTGGGGTCTTGGGTATGTTTTCGTTCCGGACGGCAGTAAGGCATGA
- the nudE gene encoding ADP compounds hydrolase NudE, whose product MDKHLQKPKILKVETVARSRLFNVESVDLEFSNGVRRVYERMRPSEREAVMIVPVVGDDLLLIREYAVGTETYELGFPKGLIDPGEGVLEAANRELMEEVGFGARRFDFLSKLTMAPSYFSSQMNIVLAHDLYPQSLEGDEPEPLPQVRWPIANMMALLAEPDFREARNVSALFLTEAFLRGSR is encoded by the coding sequence ATGGATAAACACCTGCAAAAACCAAAAATTCTGAAAGTAGAAACGGTCGCTCGTTCGCGTTTATTTAACGTTGAGTCGGTCGATCTGGAGTTCAGTAATGGTGTGAGGCGGGTCTATGAGCGTATGCGGCCTTCGGAGCGTGAGGCGGTGATGATTGTGCCCGTCGTTGGTGATGATTTGCTGCTGATCCGTGAATATGCCGTGGGAACAGAAACCTATGAACTTGGCTTCCCGAAGGGGTTGATCGATCCTGGTGAAGGGGTATTGGAAGCGGCTAACCGCGAATTGATGGAAGAAGTGGGGTTTGGTGCCAGACGTTTTGACTTCCTCAGCAAGCTGACGATGGCCCCTTCTTATTTTTCCAGCCAGATGAATATCGTACTGGCGCACGATCTCTATCCGCAAAGCCTGGAAGGGGATGAGCCGGAGCCGCTGCCGCAGGTACGCTGGCCGATAGCCAATATGATGGCCTTATTGGCCGAACCAGATTTCCGTGAGGCGCGCAATGTCAGCGCACTGTTCCTGACAGAGGCATTTCTGCGTGGTTCACGCTAG